One Bacteroidota bacterium genomic window carries:
- a CDS encoding NADPH-dependent assimilatory sulfite reductase hemoprotein subunit, with protein MSQQEIKLSPVEGIKTRSNYLRGTIRESLIDEITGSIAADDTQLIKFHGIYQQTARELEAERKKQKLEPLYSFMIRVRLPGGFSTPQQWLEMDRLSDTYANGTLKLTTRQAFQFHGVFKKVLKQHIREINNSLLDTIAACGDVNRNVMCSPNPERSELHAGAYEFAKKIHEHLTPATTAYHEIWLEKQLVAGGEESEDNEPIYGKTYLPRKFKIAIAIPPDNDTDVFTNDIGLIAIGDKNGLIGFNIAVGGGMGTTFGDDRTHPRLADVIGYYKKEDTLKIVEEIVKIQRDFGNREDRKVSRFKYTIERNGLDWFKNELEKRSGIKALEAKPFQFTTTTDRYGWVQAANNTWHYTLFVENGRVKDTEKVKMKTALREIARIHQGDFRLTGNQNVIIGNVPASEKEKITTLLRKYQVDAENNFSPLRLSSLACVALNTCTLAHAEAETYLPSLVDKMELLLEKHKLEKQAITLRMTGCPNGCARPYNSEIGLVGRAPGIYNLYLGGSHLGKRLNVLYKEMLKEEDILKELDSLFGQYSLERQSQEAFGDFVIRRGIVYIGEF; from the coding sequence ATGAGCCAACAAGAAATAAAACTATCGCCCGTCGAAGGTATTAAAACCAGGAGTAATTATCTGCGTGGCACCATTCGCGAAAGCCTGATTGATGAAATAACAGGCAGTATTGCTGCCGATGATACCCAATTAATCAAGTTTCATGGCATTTACCAACAAACAGCACGAGAACTTGAAGCAGAGCGTAAAAAACAAAAGCTCGAACCCTTGTATTCGTTTATGATAAGGGTGCGCCTGCCAGGGGGGTTCTCTACACCTCAGCAATGGCTCGAGATGGACCGCCTTTCGGATACCTATGCCAATGGCACCCTGAAACTAACCACCCGACAAGCTTTTCAATTTCACGGGGTTTTTAAAAAAGTGCTTAAACAACATATCCGGGAAATTAACAATTCCCTTCTCGATACCATTGCTGCCTGTGGCGATGTAAACCGCAATGTCATGTGCAGCCCGAACCCTGAGCGATCGGAATTGCATGCCGGTGCCTACGAATTTGCCAAAAAGATACATGAGCATTTAACCCCTGCTACCACAGCCTACCACGAAATATGGCTCGAAAAGCAATTAGTTGCCGGAGGAGAGGAAAGCGAAGACAACGAACCTATTTATGGAAAAACCTACCTGCCGCGTAAATTTAAAATTGCCATTGCTATTCCGCCCGATAACGATACCGATGTGTTTACCAACGACATCGGGCTTATTGCCATTGGCGATAAAAACGGACTTATAGGTTTTAATATTGCCGTAGGTGGCGGCATGGGCACTACTTTTGGCGACGACCGCACCCATCCCCGATTGGCAGATGTTATTGGATATTATAAAAAAGAGGATACCCTAAAAATTGTAGAGGAGATCGTTAAAATACAGCGCGATTTTGGAAACCGCGAGGACCGCAAGGTATCGCGCTTTAAATATACCATTGAGCGCAACGGCCTCGATTGGTTCAAGAATGAGCTGGAGAAACGCAGCGGAATAAAAGCCCTTGAAGCAAAGCCTTTTCAATTTACAACTACCACCGACCGTTATGGATGGGTACAAGCTGCCAACAATACCTGGCACTATACCCTATTCGTAGAAAACGGTCGGGTAAAAGACACCGAAAAAGTGAAAATGAAAACGGCGCTTCGCGAAATAGCCCGCATTCATCAAGGCGATTTCAGGCTTACAGGCAACCAGAATGTGATAATTGGCAATGTGCCCGCTTCTGAAAAGGAAAAAATTACCACACTTCTTCGTAAGTATCAGGTCGATGCAGAGAACAATTTCAGTCCCCTCCGGCTTTCTTCACTGGCCTGTGTGGCGCTTAATACCTGTACCTTAGCACATGCCGAAGCCGAAACTTATCTGCCTTCATTGGTAGATAAAATGGAACTATTGTTAGAAAAACACAAACTCGAAAAACAGGCAATTACCCTGCGTATGACGGGTTGCCCCAACGGATGTGCCCGTCCCTATAATTCTGAAATTGGCCTGGTGGGCCGTGCCCCAGGCATTTACAACCTTTATCTGGGCGGCAGCCACCTTGGTAAAAGGCTGAATGTATTGTACAAAGAAATGCTGAAAGAGGAAGATATTCTTAAGGAATTGGATTCTTTATTTGGGCAATACAGCCTTGAACGTCAGTCGCAAGAAGCTTTTGGCGATTTTGTAATCCGTAGGGGAATTGTGTATATTGGAGAGTTTTAA
- a CDS encoding glutamyl-tRNA reductase translates to MIGVLGINHKTAAIDIREKFSIPSVQVAEFGELILQKTEITETVILSTCNRTEIYYYHQKACIKRTDKMLRDLLHQYKNISEDYSEYFYTHSNIDAVNHLFSVTSGLDSMVLGEDQIVNQVKEAYLLCTNLALTDAVLMRLFQKNFETAKKVRTETNIQHGASSISFVAVDKCMQLLHNNLKDKKVFIIGTGKTSRLVLEKMKKQGVSNFLFANRTFESAALFAEKNNGFAVDFADIKKHLNDYDIVITATGAGHVLFDKNDIHGTRAQVFIDLAVPRNIHPNVCEWPQARLITIDNLQDDLKNTANLRYNSRKDAEIIIDQMSGEFFTWVDNRSLRPVIKAITENMQKMHQVEIEGYRGCYEPETLKAIDEYAGRLTQKYIRTLIKKLKELNENGNAAHSLNIINHLFEFDLNDKSDVSQ, encoded by the coding sequence ATGATAGGCGTTCTTGGCATCAACCATAAAACAGCAGCAATCGATATACGCGAAAAGTTTTCCATTCCCTCCGTTCAGGTAGCAGAATTCGGAGAACTTATACTTCAAAAAACCGAAATTACCGAAACGGTGATTCTTTCGACCTGCAACCGCACTGAGATCTATTACTACCATCAAAAAGCCTGCATTAAGCGAACCGACAAAATGCTGCGCGACCTGTTGCACCAGTATAAAAATATCAGCGAAGATTACTCAGAATATTTCTATACCCATTCCAACATCGATGCAGTGAACCACCTCTTCTCTGTTACTTCTGGCTTGGACAGCATGGTGCTTGGCGAAGACCAGATCGTAAACCAGGTAAAAGAGGCTTACTTGTTATGCACCAACCTCGCACTTACCGATGCGGTATTGATGCGTCTGTTTCAAAAGAATTTCGAAACGGCCAAAAAGGTACGAACCGAAACCAATATCCAGCATGGTGCCTCGTCGATTAGCTTTGTAGCCGTAGATAAATGCATGCAGTTGCTCCACAACAACTTAAAAGACAAGAAAGTTTTTATCATTGGAACTGGCAAAACCAGCCGGCTGGTGCTGGAGAAAATGAAAAAACAAGGCGTATCGAACTTTCTTTTTGCCAACCGTACTTTCGAATCGGCTGCACTGTTTGCCGAAAAAAACAATGGCTTTGCGGTAGATTTTGCAGACATTAAAAAGCACCTGAACGATTACGATATTGTAATTACTGCCACTGGTGCCGGCCATGTACTATTCGATAAAAACGATATCCATGGTACGCGGGCACAGGTTTTTATCGATCTGGCTGTTCCCCGCAACATTCACCCCAATGTATGTGAATGGCCCCAAGCAAGACTTATTACCATCGATAACCTGCAGGACGACCTTAAAAATACAGCCAACCTCCGTTACAACAGTCGGAAGGATGCCGAAATAATTATTGACCAGATGAGCGGTGAATTTTTTACCTGGGTCGATAACCGCTCGCTGCGGCCCGTGATAAAGGCTATCACCGAGAACATGCAGAAAATGCATCAGGTCGAAATAGAGGGTTACCGAGGCTGCTACGAGCCAGAAACCCTTAAAGCTATCGACGAGTACGCAGGCAGGCTTACACAGAAATACATTCGTACCCTCATAAAAAAACTTAAGGAATTGAATGAAAATGGCAATGCTGCCCATTCACTCAACATTATTAATCATCTTTTTGAATTCGACCTGAATGATAAATCCGATGTCAGTCAGTGA
- a CDS encoding bifunctional precorrin-2 dehydrogenase/sirohydrochlorin ferrochelatase, which yields MKYAEKEMNFLPISLNISHKLIVIVGGGRVAYHKIKLLLPFTNHIKVIAREVCQELRDLHIPFIEKDYIDSDLEDAFLVYACTNIKNLNEQVYHDAHKLGILVNVVDNPPLCDFVSPAIYKKDHMTVAVGSNARDVYASIRWRDRIRNYLESNPEE from the coding sequence ATGAAATACGCAGAAAAAGAAATGAATTTTCTCCCCATAAGTCTTAACATCAGCCACAAGTTGATTGTGATTGTGGGAGGCGGAAGGGTGGCTTATCATAAGATTAAACTACTTCTGCCATTTACCAATCACATTAAGGTAATTGCCCGAGAAGTCTGTCAGGAATTAAGGGATTTGCATATACCCTTTATCGAAAAGGACTATATCGACTCCGATCTCGAAGATGCTTTTCTGGTTTATGCCTGCACTAACATTAAAAACTTGAACGAACAGGTATACCACGATGCCCACAAATTGGGTATTTTGGTGAACGTAGTCGATAATCCACCACTTTGCGATTTTGTGTCTCCCGCCATCTACAAAAAAGATCACATGACCGTGGCCGTGGGGTCTAATGCCCGCGATGTGTATGCTTCCATCCGATGGCGCGACCGTATCCGCAATTACCTGGAAAGTAACCCGGAAGAATGA
- the cobA gene encoding uroporphyrinogen-III C-methyltransferase, giving the protein MTTQLLTQDDTLHRSLVQQMAEKFSQEKFLPAYLLAPETTEITNKHLVLEQLHDQLSILDLEALPFPLPESIKVVAILSFDKNQTYAALLANERVFAHYERFCYSSIQHTFGKVYLVGAGQCSKELLTIKAYELLQKADIIFYDSLIDNSILELSQAVKVFVGKRAANHFKDQKDINRLLFEAALKHSTVIRLKGGDPMVFGHAGEEIAFLEARQIQVETVPGISSVLGAAALANLPLTLRNISNSVSFCSGHERSKIEVPDTDTIVYFMGAGNLRAIANALLEHQRPQETPLTLFYNIGGPDQEVFYETIQSILNHKKEYKAPLLVIAGEVGNRHCWYQAFQYKPKILFTGTNLGKYAHLGYVFHQPMIELRPLKDYTETNRVIESIGSFTWLIFTSMYAVDYFLKRWFDLGKDSRKLAQVKIASIGAVTTGRLREYGLLPDLQAADESSEGLVSLFSEHGIKGAKILIPRSNLATNFLPDTLEEMGNQVVRLTVYENTFPANNQKTEVENFDQVIFTSPSCVDNFIKVYGSLPQKPEIICRGKETQKRVEHYR; this is encoded by the coding sequence ATGACAACACAGCTGCTTACACAAGACGATACTTTGCATAGAAGCCTGGTTCAGCAGATGGCAGAGAAATTTTCTCAAGAAAAATTTTTACCGGCCTATTTGTTGGCTCCTGAAACAACTGAAATAACCAATAAGCATTTGGTATTAGAGCAGTTGCATGACCAGCTGTCTATATTAGACCTCGAAGCATTGCCATTTCCATTGCCCGAAAGCATTAAAGTAGTAGCAATACTTTCTTTCGATAAGAATCAGACCTATGCTGCCCTTTTGGCAAATGAAAGGGTTTTTGCGCATTATGAAAGATTCTGTTACTCATCCATTCAGCACACGTTCGGAAAAGTTTACCTGGTGGGTGCCGGGCAATGCAGCAAGGAGCTGCTTACGATCAAGGCCTATGAATTGCTCCAAAAAGCCGATATAATTTTTTACGACAGCCTCATCGACAACAGCATTCTGGAACTATCTCAAGCCGTAAAGGTGTTTGTTGGCAAGCGGGCTGCCAATCACTTTAAAGACCAGAAAGATATCAACCGATTGCTCTTTGAAGCCGCACTGAAACACTCTACCGTGATACGCCTGAAAGGTGGCGACCCCATGGTTTTTGGACATGCCGGCGAAGAAATTGCCTTTCTCGAAGCCCGCCAGATTCAGGTAGAAACAGTGCCGGGCATAAGCAGTGTATTAGGGGCTGCAGCACTGGCCAACCTACCCTTAACGCTTCGTAACATCAGTAATTCAGTTTCCTTTTGCAGCGGACACGAGCGGTCGAAAATTGAAGTACCCGACACCGATACCATCGTGTATTTTATGGGTGCAGGAAACCTTCGGGCCATTGCCAATGCTCTTCTGGAACACCAAAGGCCACAGGAGACTCCTCTTACCCTATTTTACAACATCGGTGGCCCTGACCAAGAAGTTTTTTATGAGACTATTCAGTCAATATTAAACCACAAAAAAGAATACAAAGCACCCCTGCTGGTCATAGCCGGCGAAGTTGGCAACCGGCATTGCTGGTACCAAGCCTTTCAATACAAACCAAAAATACTCTTTACCGGAACAAACCTTGGCAAATACGCCCATTTAGGGTACGTGTTTCATCAGCCTATGATTGAGCTCAGACCCTTAAAGGATTATACTGAAACAAACCGTGTGATTGAATCTATTGGCAGCTTTACCTGGCTGATTTTTACCAGTATGTATGCGGTAGATTATTTTCTGAAAAGATGGTTTGATCTTGGTAAAGATTCACGAAAACTTGCCCAGGTAAAAATTGCCTCAATCGGAGCGGTAACTACCGGGCGCCTCAGGGAATATGGCCTGCTGCCCGATCTTCAGGCCGCAGACGAATCGTCTGAAGGATTAGTAAGCTTGTTCAGTGAGCATGGCATTAAAGGGGCTAAAATACTGATACCGCGCTCGAACCTGGCTACGAACTTCCTGCCTGACACACTGGAGGAAATGGGCAATCAGGTTGTGAGACTTACGGTTTATGAAAATACATTTCCAGCCAATAACCAAAAAACAGAGGTAGAAAATTTTGATCAGGTAATATTTACATCGCCCTCTTGCGTAGACAATTTTATAAAGGTTTATGGCTCTCTGCCTCAAAAACCCGAAATTATATGCCGCGGAAAAGAAACCCAAAAACGGGTGGAACATTATCGATGA
- the hemC gene encoding hydroxymethylbilane synthase, whose product MNKQIFRIGTRGSKLAMYQAETVKDAIEQSFTKLQVELCIIKTKGDIILDTALSKIGDKGLFTREIELALLDRSIDIAVHSLKDLPTTLPDGLHLGAVLPRGEVRDALVHKKGKKLHELNHEDLIATSSLRRIASLKHLNPNIRITDIRGNVNTRLEKMHNGFCDGMIMAAAGLQRLGYEKHITELIEPNHFYPAVAQGAIAIECRIDDPESNQMLQSINHPHTMLAVQAERSFLQNLEGGCQIPAGCYSIIGKQTIQLKAFIASPGAEEYLSAMVEGTHATALELGKQLAMALKNLGGAEIMKQIRTN is encoded by the coding sequence ATGAATAAACAAATCTTTCGCATCGGAACCCGGGGTAGCAAGTTGGCTATGTACCAGGCCGAAACCGTTAAAGATGCAATCGAACAAAGCTTCACTAAGTTGCAGGTTGAACTCTGTATCATCAAAACCAAAGGCGATATCATTCTCGATACCGCGCTTTCGAAAATTGGCGACAAAGGACTTTTTACGCGCGAAATTGAATTGGCCTTGCTCGATAGAAGCATCGATATTGCAGTGCACAGCCTGAAAGACCTTCCTACCACCCTGCCCGATGGACTGCATCTGGGTGCTGTACTTCCGCGTGGCGAAGTGCGTGATGCACTGGTGCATAAAAAAGGCAAAAAGCTTCACGAACTTAATCACGAAGACCTGATCGCCACTTCAAGTCTCAGGCGCATTGCCAGCTTGAAACACCTTAACCCCAATATACGGATAACCGATATTCGCGGAAATGTGAATACCCGGTTGGAGAAAATGCACAATGGTTTTTGTGACGGAATGATTATGGCTGCAGCAGGCCTGCAAAGACTGGGCTACGAAAAACACATTACCGAACTTATCGAACCGAATCATTTTTACCCGGCGGTGGCTCAAGGGGCTATTGCCATCGAATGCCGGATTGACGATCCTGAATCCAATCAGATGTTACAATCCATTAATCACCCTCACACGATGCTTGCAGTGCAGGCCGAGCGTTCCTTTCTGCAAAACCTCGAGGGTGGCTGCCAGATTCCGGCAGGTTGTTACAGTATAATTGGTAAGCAAACCATACAACTAAAGGCATTTATCGCCTCTCCAGGCGCAGAAGAATACCTTTCGGCTATGGTCGAAGGTACCCACGCCACAGCCCTGGAGCTTGGTAAGCAACTGGCCATGGCACTTAAAAACCTTGGTGGTGCTGAAATAATGAAACAAATAAGAACAAACTAA